From the Lathyrus oleraceus cultivar Zhongwan6 chromosome 4, CAAS_Psat_ZW6_1.0, whole genome shotgun sequence genome, one window contains:
- the LOC127075102 gene encoding benzaldehyde dehydrogenase, mitochondrial, with protein sequence MASSMRISRFISRSVSSSSVFSRGLSSRVCKYSTNASSIEEPIKPTFHVDHTQLLIDGKFVDSASGKTFPTLDPRNGQVIAHVSEGQHEDVDRAVAAARKAFDHGPWPKMTAYERQRILLRAADLLEKHNNELATLETWDNGKPYEQAAEIEVPMLTRLIRYYAGWADKIHGLTVPADGPHQVHTLHEPIGVAGQIIPWNFPLLMFGWKVGPALACGNTIVLKTSEQTPLSALYAAKLFHEAGLPPGVLNIVSGFGPIAGAALASHMDVDKIAFTGSTATGKIILELAAKSNLKAATLELGGKSPFIVCEDADVDQAVELAHFALFFNQGQCCCAGSRTFVHESVYDEFVEKAKARALKRVVGDPFKSGVEQGPQIDSKQFEKILKYINSGVENGATLEAGGEKIGNKGFYIQPTVFSNVQDEMLIAKDEIFGPVQTILKFKEIDEVIRRANNSRFGLAAGIFTKSIDTANTLTRALRVGSVWVNCYDVFDATIPFGGYKMSGQGREKGEYSLKNYLQVKAVVTPLKNPAWL encoded by the exons ATGGCTTCTTCAATGAGGATCTCAAGGTTCATCTCTAGATCAGTTTCTTCTTCTTCAGTGTTCTCTCGAG GTTTGAGTTCAAGAGTCTGTAAATACAGCACCAATGCATCTTCCATCGAAGAACCAATCAAACCAACGTTTCATGTTGATCATACTCAGCTTTTAATTGATGGAAAATTTGTAGATTCTGCCTCTG GTAAAACATTTCCAACGTTGGATCCAAGAAATGGCCAAGTGATTGCTCATGTTTCTGAAGGTCAACATGAAGATGTCGATCGAGCTGTTGCAGCTGCACGCAAAGCATTTGATCATGGACCATGGCCTAAGATGACAGCCTAT GAAAGGCAAAGGATATTGTTACGAGCTGCTGATTTGCTTGAAAAGCATAATAATGAGCTTGCAACACTTGAGACTTGGGATAATGGGAAGCCATATGAACAAGCTGCTGAGATCGAAGTTCCAATGCTGACCCGCTTAATTCGGTACTATGCTG GTTGGGCAGATAAAATTCATGGTCTCACAGTTCCAGCTGATGGGCCACATCAGGTGCATACATTGCATGAACCAATTGGTGTTGCTGGTCAGATCATTCCATGGAATTTTCCTCTTCTCATGTTTGGTTGGAAGGTCGGACCGGCATTGGCATGCGGCAACACTATTGTTCTAAAAACATCTGAGCAGACACCATTGTCTGCTTTGTATGCAGCAAAACTATTTCATGAG GCTGGACTTCCTCCTGGTGTTTTGAATATAGTATCCGGCTTTGGTCCAATAGCCGGTGCCGCTCTTGCTAGTCATATGGATGTGGATAAG ATTGCATTTACAGGTTCAACTGCTACTGGAAAAATTATCCTTGAACTAGCTGCTAAAAGCAATTTGAAGGCTGCAACTTTGGAGCTTGGTGGAAAATCTCCCTTTATTGTATGTGAAGATGCTGATGTAGATCAGGCTGTTGAGTTAGCACACTTCGCCTTGTTCTTCAACCAG GGACAATGTTGCTGTGCTGGCTCTCGAACGTTTGTACATGAAAGCGTGTATGATGAGTTTGTTGAGAAAGCGAAGGCCCGCGCATTGAAACGTGTTGTTGGAGATCCATTCAAGTCAGGAGTAGAGCAAGGTCCTCAG ATTGATTCAAAACAATTTGAAAAAATACTCAAGTATATTAACTCCGGTGTTGAAAATGGCGCTACACTGGAAGCTGGCGGAGAAAAGATCGGTAACAAGGGCTTCTATATACAGCCAACTGTCTTCTCAAACGTTCAG GACGAAATGCTGATTGCAAAGGATGAGATTTTCGGTCCAGTGCAAACCATATTGAAATTCAA GGAGATTGATGAGGTTATTCGAAGAGCGAATAACTCGCGTTTTGGCCTTGCTGCGGGGATTTTTACAAAGAGCATAGACACTGCTAATACTTTGACTAGAGCATTGAGAGTTGGATCAGTTTGGGTGAATTGCTATGATGTATTTGATGCTACAATTCCTTTTGGTGGATATAAAATGAGTGGACAAGGAAGAGAAAAAGGAGAGTATAGTCTTAAGAACTACTTGCAAGTGAAAGCTGTTGTTACTCCTTTGAAGAACCCAGCATGGCTTTGA